The sequence below is a genomic window from Bacteroidales bacterium.
CCTACGGACTATCAATTATCTTAGCTTTTATTGGCACTAAAATGATAATATCTCCGTGGTACGAAATGAAATCAACGGTATCTTTAACAATAGTCGGAAGTATATTAGTATTATCAATTGTATTGTCGTTTCTTTCTCCAAAAAAGGAGTTAAACGTTTCTGAAACAACGGAATAGAGTATTAATAACTACGATTTAAAAACAAATTAGTACATTTGTCATGTGCTAATAAGGAAAAATTGTAATCGCTAATACCAATGACAGATTTTTGGCAAAAGTTATCGAACGAGTTTACTCTGCCGCTGCAAGATCCTATTTTGGTATTTTCGCTTATACTTTTTATAATACTGCTATCGCCCATTATCCTACGCCGATTTAATATTCCTGGAATTATTGGATTAATTATTTCTGGAGTGATAATAGGTCCTTATGGCTTAAACATATTGGAGAACAATTCGGCAATAGACCTCTTTTCTACAATTGGGCTTCTTTATATAATGTTTATTGCCGGGTTAGAGTTAGATATTGCAGAATTTAAGGCAAATCGTAATAAAAGCATTCTTTTCGGTTTTTTTACTTTTACAATACCGTTGGGAGTAGGCTTCCCTGTCTGCTACCATTTATTAGGATACGATTTTAATGCTAGTTTATTAACGGCAAGCATGTTTGCTACCCATACGCTGGTTGCATATCCAATTGTTAGCAAGTTAGGAATATCAAAAAACCAAGCTGTAGCTGTTACAGTAGGTGGTACTATACTTACAGACACAGCTGTTTTAATATCCCTTGCAGTTATTGTTGGCGGTGCTCAAGGAACTATAGACAGCAAGTTTTGGCTCAGACTAGGCATTTCGCTTGCTATTTTCACAGCAATAATGTTTTTCATAATTCCAAGATTAGCAAAATGGTTTTTTAGAAAATTGGAGAGTGAAAAACATTCGCACTATATTTTTGTACTGGCAGTTGTGTTCTTTGCCGCATTCCTTGCCGAAGTTGCCGGATTAGAGCCTATTATCGGCGCATTTGCCGCAGGACTAGCGTTAAATAAACTTATCCCAAGCTCTTCGTCATTGATGAATAGAATTGAGTATGTTGGCAACTCCCTTTTTATTCCCTTTTTTCTGATAAGCGTAGGAATGATAGTCGATGTGAGCGTTATCCTGAACGGACCGATGGCACTAGTAATTGCAGGAACGCTCTCTGTAGTTGCAATATTTGGCAAATGGCTGGCTGCACTAATAACACAACTAGCTTTTAAATATTCAAAAGCACAACGACAACTAATTTTTGGACTCAGTAGCTCACATGCTGCAGCAACGCTTGCCGTTATCTTGGTTGGATACGAGGCTGGTATTATAGACGACAATATTCTTAACGGTACAATTATTCTAATACTTATAACTTGTGTAGTTGCGACTTTTGTTACCGAAAAAGCCGCTAAAAAAATTGTTTTAGAGACAGAAAATAGTGACACCGATATAGAAAAATCCATCGGCATACATAAAGAACATATTTTACTACCCGTTGAAAAATTCGATAATATAGGCACACTGCTCGAATTTGCTATTTTGATAAAAAACAAA
It includes:
- a CDS encoding cation:proton antiporter translates to MTDFWQKLSNEFTLPLQDPILVFSLILFIILLSPIILRRFNIPGIIGLIISGVIIGPYGLNILENNSAIDLFSTIGLLYIMFIAGLELDIAEFKANRNKSILFGFFTFTIPLGVGFPVCYHLLGYDFNASLLTASMFATHTLVAYPIVSKLGISKNQAVAVTVGGTILTDTAVLISLAVIVGGAQGTIDSKFWLRLGISLAIFTAIMFFIIPRLAKWFFRKLESEKHSHYIFVLAVVFFAAFLAEVAGLEPIIGAFAAGLALNKLIPSSSSLMNRIEYVGNSLFIPFFLISVGMIVDVSVILNGPMALVIAGTLSVVAIFGKWLAALITQLAFKYSKAQRQLIFGLSSSHAAATLAVILVGYEAGIIDDNILNGTIILILITCVVATFVTEKAAKKIVLETENSDTDIEKSIGIHKEHILLPVEKFDNIGTLLEFAILIKNKKSENPISILSVVSNDTEAGIKIMKTREKLEEFVKQAAASETKVDIITTIDYNPISGMSRIAREILADIIVLDWPDRTNFFERLLGEKIDSIISNTDKTLFICHFEKPLVSHKRMVVAAPPFSEHENGFNIWITKTLLLAKELSIPVKLICNESTEKAIDKIIKKAKLSVKTNMSLFSDWEDFLVISRKIDKDDLIILVSARRGAPSHIGVLDRMPSRLEKYFANNNRVIIYPQHINIYRTLEHYKGISSEPLHKGIKAARKIRRGIGSVLKRN